A genomic window from Synergistaceae bacterium includes:
- a CDS encoding YbjN domain-containing protein, with the protein MHKFPILKDGVNEKLLAEARAKVDKWLDEFFDEGDLTKVDDLVQFEFGSATIQVTVNPWHSEDVLVKVFSYLADDVDGRRAAVDFMRLNAELPLGAFSLVFDNTVMLSCSIPGANLDKSELLGALQTVAAYADQYDDILKEYY; encoded by the coding sequence ATGCATAAGTTCCCGATCCTGAAGGACGGAGTCAACGAGAAGCTGCTCGCCGAAGCGCGCGCCAAGGTGGACAAATGGCTGGATGAGTTTTTCGACGAGGGCGATCTGACGAAGGTGGACGACCTCGTTCAGTTCGAGTTCGGCAGCGCGACCATACAGGTTACGGTCAACCCGTGGCACAGCGAGGATGTGCTGGTCAAGGTGTTCTCCTACCTGGCGGACGACGTGGACGGCAGGAGGGCGGCGGTGGACTTCATGAGACTGAACGCCGAGCTGCCCCTGGGGGCCTTCTCCCTCGTCTTCGACAACACGGTTATGCTCTCCTGCTCCATCCCGGGGGCGAACTTGGACAAGAGCGAGCTTCTCGGCGCCCTGCAGACCGTCGCGGCCTACGCCGACCAGTACGACGATATTCTGAAGGAGTACTACTAA
- a CDS encoding helix-turn-helix transcriptional regulator: protein MRVRRIVSAAAGMGLLFAWMGSVFLRYGLMERLSEAGYSGWNPVHLFLGVHGLTYLVQAIIPGGPGDERHTGLLGAISMLLLPLLLHLSTRLGVPFSSIAAVSGLVLSAAGAAMLIGMLGMSLTSLIPDDVAVVFGLAPLVAAIAGLLASLVAPLLLSILAPVLSAGLILSTAGGPEAKEAPARTARLPFWRLSVFLFCLYAANGFLLGLKPALFHAQRSAAPFIDGLTGVVASLAAAAAFRFYPRAELRTFYKGAFPFIATALFLMAFSPLYALPSLLLETGLAFLDLYAWLLLIYFASRSGEGRKRVVHGGLFLIVLAGGTVHLPAFSGETGYISLLVPGVCLLLLMLVLWDGAEVPLQPERSGEDPSPVADGAGEPVKSATPEEKKAEEELLLRARLMEFNLTRQETEIALLLLKGQKDRNICSMLFITQNTLKYHLRNIYRKTGTANRLELRENLG, encoded by the coding sequence ATGAGAGTCCGCAGAATCGTCTCCGCCGCGGCGGGGATGGGTCTGCTCTTCGCCTGGATGGGATCCGTCTTCCTCCGGTACGGTCTTATGGAACGGTTGTCGGAGGCGGGGTATTCGGGCTGGAACCCCGTGCATCTCTTCCTGGGGGTGCACGGGCTGACCTACTTGGTGCAGGCGATAATTCCGGGCGGGCCAGGCGACGAGCGTCACACGGGCCTCCTCGGCGCTATCTCGATGCTCTTGCTGCCGCTTCTTCTGCACCTTTCAACCAGGCTCGGCGTGCCGTTTTCGTCTATAGCGGCGGTGTCGGGCCTGGTCTTATCCGCTGCGGGGGCCGCCATGCTGATAGGCATGTTGGGCATGTCGCTGACATCGCTCATCCCCGACGATGTCGCCGTCGTCTTCGGACTGGCGCCGCTGGTCGCGGCCATCGCGGGACTCCTCGCCTCGCTCGTCGCCCCTCTGCTCTTGTCGATCCTGGCCCCCGTTCTGTCTGCGGGCCTCATCCTCTCTACGGCGGGGGGGCCCGAGGCGAAGGAAGCCCCTGCAAGGACGGCAAGGCTGCCATTCTGGAGGCTGTCCGTCTTTCTCTTCTGCCTGTACGCGGCCAACGGGTTCTTGCTGGGATTAAAGCCCGCTCTCTTTCATGCGCAGCGCTCGGCCGCCCCGTTCATCGACGGTCTGACCGGCGTCGTCGCATCCCTGGCCGCGGCTGCTGCTTTCCGCTTCTATCCCAGGGCGGAGTTGCGGACCTTCTACAAGGGGGCGTTCCCCTTCATCGCCACAGCCCTCTTTCTTATGGCCTTCTCGCCGCTGTACGCCCTGCCGAGCCTGCTGTTGGAGACAGGGCTCGCCTTTCTGGATCTCTACGCCTGGCTGCTCCTGATCTACTTTGCTTCGCGCTCCGGGGAGGGGCGCAAGAGGGTGGTTCACGGAGGGCTCTTTCTGATCGTCCTGGCCGGAGGTACGGTCCATCTGCCCGCCTTCTCCGGCGAGACGGGATATATCTCGCTGCTGGTCCCCGGCGTCTGTCTGCTTCTGCTGATGCTGGTCCTCTGGGACGGAGCGGAAGTGCCGCTTCAGCCGGAGAGGAGCGGGGAGGATCCCTCTCCCGTCGCTGACGGAGCCGGGGAGCCGGTCAAGTCGGCGACGCCCGAGGAAAAGAAGGCGGAGGAGGAGCTCCTGCTGCGAGCGAGGCTAATGGAGTTCAACCTGACCCGGCAGGAGACGGAGATAGCCCTGCTGCTGCTCAAGGGACAGAAGGACCGGAACATCTGCTCCATGCTCTTTATAACTCAGAACACGTTGAAGTACCATCTGCGCAACATCTACAGGAAAACGGGCACCGCCAATCGACTGGAGCTAAGGGAGAATTTGGGCTAG
- a CDS encoding PspA/IM30 family protein, with product MSIFARVTDIFKSNVNDMLDRMEDPEKMVKQMIIEMEEGLVKSTAALAKAMANEKDLRKQQDNAITQSKAWEEKAALAMKGGNADLAKQALSKKIVFDGQAKQYESMVAQASSTVSQLRGQLDTLKMKLDEARMKQSTLVARAQTAKTQKEFSSAMSGATSQSAFAKFEKMEKKIEGMEAEAEAFGELTGELPEDEAFRTMEKDMALEAEMAKLMEKMGGGDDA from the coding sequence ATGAGCATTTTTGCGCGAGTGACGGACATCTTCAAGTCCAACGTCAACGACATGCTGGACCGGATGGAAGATCCGGAGAAGATGGTCAAGCAGATGATCATCGAGATGGAGGAGGGGCTTGTCAAGTCCACCGCGGCCCTTGCAAAGGCCATGGCCAACGAGAAGGATCTGCGCAAGCAGCAGGACAACGCCATCACACAGTCCAAGGCGTGGGAGGAGAAGGCGGCTCTGGCCATGAAGGGCGGCAATGCCGACCTGGCCAAGCAGGCCCTTTCCAAGAAGATCGTCTTCGACGGGCAGGCGAAGCAGTACGAGTCGATGGTCGCTCAGGCGTCGTCCACCGTGTCGCAGCTTCGGGGACAGCTCGACACCCTTAAGATGAAGCTCGACGAGGCCAGGATGAAGCAGTCCACTCTCGTGGCGCGCGCCCAGACCGCCAAGACCCAGAAGGAGTTCTCCAGCGCGATGAGCGGAGCGACCTCGCAGAGCGCGTTCGCGAAGTTCGAGAAGATGGAGAAGAAGATAGAGGGGATGGAGGCTGAGGCTGAGGCGTTCGGCGAGCTGACCGGCGAGCTTCCCGAGGACGAAGCCTTCAGGACGATGGAGAAGGACATGGCGCTGGAGGCCGAGATGGCCAAGCTGATGGAGAAGATGGGGGGTGGGGACGATGCATAA
- a CDS encoding rubrerythrin family protein: MSVKNAMTAEFLRSAYGGESMAQMRYLSWADKADKEGFPMIARLFRAVAYAEQVHANNHFNVLGGDVADTAVTAGAVFGIKDTAENLLGGIMGEDHEIEQMYPVYYEAAKFQGEKDAMRTFNFALQAEKQHADLFRKARECALEKKDVGFQAIYVCPVCGHTIEDEAPDKCPVCGVAKDKYRRF, encoded by the coding sequence ATGTCCGTAAAGAATGCTATGACAGCGGAGTTCCTGCGCTCCGCCTACGGCGGAGAGAGCATGGCTCAGATGCGCTACCTCAGCTGGGCCGACAAGGCCGACAAGGAGGGCTTCCCGATGATCGCCCGCCTCTTCAGGGCGGTCGCTTATGCCGAGCAGGTTCACGCCAATAACCATTTCAACGTACTCGGAGGCGACGTCGCAGACACGGCGGTGACCGCCGGGGCCGTGTTCGGCATCAAGGACACGGCGGAGAACCTGCTGGGCGGGATCATGGGCGAGGACCACGAGATAGAGCAGATGTACCCGGTCTACTACGAGGCCGCGAAGTTCCAGGGAGAGAAGGATGCGATGCGCACATTCAACTTCGCCCTCCAGGCGGAGAAGCAGCACGCAGACCTCTTCAGAAAGGCCAGGGAGTGCGCGCTGGAGAAGAAGGACGTCGGCTTCCAAGCGATCTACGTTTGCCCCGTCTGCGGTCACACGATCGAGGACGAGGCGCCGGACAAGTGCCCGGTGTGCGGCGTCGCGAAGGACAAGTACAGGAGATTCTGA